In Candidatus Cohnella colombiensis, one DNA window encodes the following:
- a CDS encoding metalloregulator ArsR/SmtB family transcription factor, producing MEVFSTTDQCEEPCAGTEIDLITVKKEMVDETTASDLAELFKALSDPTRVKIIGALLLSELCVHDLSVILEMGQSATSHQLRYLRNLRIVKRRKEGKTAFYSLDDSHIELIFTLTLQHLKHGQ from the coding sequence ATGGAGGTCTTTTCGACTACCGATCAATGCGAAGAACCCTGTGCGGGGACTGAAATCGATCTCATCACGGTGAAAAAAGAAATGGTGGATGAAACAACTGCGAGTGATTTAGCGGAGTTATTCAAAGCGCTGAGTGATCCAACACGTGTGAAGATTATAGGTGCACTGTTACTCAGTGAGCTGTGTGTACATGATCTATCCGTAATATTGGAGATGGGGCAATCGGCAACATCTCATCAATTGCGTTATTTACGGAATTTAAGAATTGTTAAGCGACGTAAGGAAGGGAAGACCGCCTTTTATTCCCTCGACGATTCTCATATTGAACTGATATTCACGTTAACGCTTCAACATCTCAAACACGGACAATAA
- a CDS encoding GNAT family N-acetyltransferase has product MTNTIIRKAQMSDLPDIVKLAKENNLDRISTASQQKGFLVSNFSMEQYEQCIQQNELFFVIEVAQVVRGFLLAYRKHELDSTSLIYRKIMKHAKDDFTLIKQICIERNSHQHGYGSRLYDYIMLNTEHDIYLAIVLEPINKASINFHFKLGFKQISTFIGEDQKKRGISYWNNPQSVPTYDPSIILQQYEVAMELYKHEDQLNWSKINHLLYVTGGLFAVVSFLSNVISPEDTFFLYFLSVISGVGILASYMFNIAISNGVIYLQRRKQSVVDIEKILVHMGGYKVVSVNYDQLEKHYKRSPTTNVMKMIPKGIGIIWCCVLLVTLMYY; this is encoded by the coding sequence TTGACGAATACCATTATCCGAAAAGCGCAAATGAGCGACCTTCCGGACATTGTTAAGCTTGCGAAAGAGAACAATCTCGATCGTATATCGACAGCAAGTCAACAAAAAGGATTTCTAGTTTCTAATTTTTCAATGGAACAATATGAACAATGCATACAACAAAACGAGTTATTTTTTGTGATTGAGGTTGCACAGGTTGTGAGAGGATTTCTGCTTGCATACCGTAAACATGAATTAGATTCGACGAGTCTCATATATCGAAAAATAATGAAGCATGCAAAAGACGACTTTACGCTCATCAAGCAAATTTGTATCGAGCGGAATTCTCATCAACATGGATATGGGAGTCGATTATACGATTACATTATGCTGAACACGGAACATGATATTTATCTTGCTATTGTACTCGAACCGATCAATAAGGCTTCAATTAACTTTCACTTCAAACTCGGATTTAAGCAAATATCCACTTTTATCGGAGAAGATCAAAAGAAGCGGGGGATTAGTTACTGGAATAACCCGCAAAGTGTACCTACTTATGATCCGTCAATCATCTTGCAACAGTATGAAGTTGCTATGGAACTGTACAAGCATGAAGATCAATTGAATTGGTCGAAGATCAATCACCTTTTATACGTTACAGGCGGTTTATTTGCAGTTGTGAGCTTCTTGTCTAATGTCATTAGTCCTGAAGATACATTCTTTCTCTACTTTCTATCGGTAATTTCTGGTGTAGGCATATTAGCCTCATACATGTTCAATATAGCGATTTCGAATGGAGTCATCTACCTCCAGCGAAGGAAGCAGTCTGTTGTAGACATTGAAAAAATACTGGTTCATATGGGTGGCTACAAGGTTGTTTCGGTCAATTATGATCAATTGGAGAAGCACTATAAGCGTTCTCCGACTACAAATGTAATGAAGATGATTCCGAAAGGGATCGGCATCATCTGGTGCTGCGTGCTTCTTGTGACACTAATGTATTATTGA